One Marinibacterium anthonyi genomic region harbors:
- the ghrA_2 gene encoding Glyoxylate/hydroxypyruvate reductase A — protein MTAKILFSAENWPAWEAPLRAALDDIGVPCDLVTDAAPETVDYIVYAPSGGLLDFTPYTRLKAVLSLWAGVEKIVGNDSLRVPLARMVDPGMTEGMTEFVTGHVMRHHLGMDAQIHGLKGDWRKDVPPLARDRRVTILGLGALGAAAARTLKALNFDVAGWSRSPKALDGIKTFTGDDGLSAALERAEILVLLLPLTPGTENVLNAARLSLLPEGAIVINPGRGPLIDDTALLAALDTGRVAHATLDVFRVEPLPADHAFWLHPGITVTPHIASETRPKSASRVIAENVRRGEAGDPLLNLVDRSLGY, from the coding sequence ATGACCGCAAAAATACTGTTCTCCGCCGAAAACTGGCCAGCCTGGGAAGCCCCGCTGCGCGCTGCCCTCGACGACATCGGCGTGCCCTGCGACCTGGTCACCGACGCCGCGCCGGAAACGGTCGACTACATCGTCTACGCGCCCAGCGGCGGCTTGCTGGACTTCACGCCCTATACCAGGCTGAAGGCGGTGCTGAGCCTCTGGGCCGGGGTCGAGAAGATCGTCGGCAACGACAGCCTGCGGGTGCCGCTGGCGCGCATGGTCGATCCGGGGATGACCGAAGGCATGACCGAATTCGTCACCGGGCACGTGATGCGCCATCACCTTGGCATGGATGCGCAGATCCACGGGTTGAAGGGCGACTGGCGCAAGGACGTGCCACCGCTGGCACGCGACCGCCGCGTCACGATCCTGGGCCTGGGCGCGCTGGGGGCCGCGGCCGCACGCACGCTGAAGGCGCTGAACTTCGACGTCGCCGGCTGGAGCCGCAGCCCCAAGGCGCTTGACGGGATCAAGACCTTCACCGGCGACGACGGCCTGTCGGCCGCGCTGGAACGCGCCGAGATCCTGGTGCTGCTGCTGCCCCTGACGCCGGGGACCGAAAACGTGCTGAACGCCGCGCGCCTGTCGCTGCTGCCCGAAGGCGCCATCGTGATCAACCCGGGCCGCGGCCCCCTGATCGACGACACCGCGCTGCTCGCCGCGCTTGATACCGGCCGTGTCGCCCATGCCACGCTGGATGTCTTCCGGGTCGAACCCCTGCCGGCCGATCACGCCTTCTGGCTGCACCCCGGCATCACCGTCACCCCGCATATCGCCAGCGAAACCCGCCCCAAGTCAGCCTCGCGCGTCATCGCCGAGAACGTCCGCCGGGGCGAGGCCGGCGACCCGCTCCTCAACCTGGTCGACCGCTCGTTGGGCTACTGA
- a CDS encoding tRNA(1-methyladenosine) methyltransferase yields MKGLTFPMAYRRKALAPALAIFMAAGLAPVAAIAQDGQVQTKQYDDGGVYTGTFKGGLQHGTGTYTLPNGYEYTGEWADGEIRGVGTARFPNGSVYEGEFSKGKPNGIGRITFSDGGTYEGEWVDGVINGQGIAIYANGVRYEGTFVNARHSGKGTMQSPGGYEYKGDWVDGRKEGKGTITYPDGAVYEGDIQNGKREGVGKLTLPDGLIYVGTWKDGQIDGTGTLTQPNGDVYEGQLVGGKREGTGKVTYANGDIYEGDFSDDRRHGQGTFTGADGYVYSGTWVAGQIEGKGQVAYPDGSVYEGAFQSDLSDGKGKITYPDGSSYEGDWVAGVIEGQGKAVFANGIVYEGEFRNALNDGQGVMTYPDGYRYEGSWANGLRNGEGKATYADGTVYTGTFKDGQRDGKGEIVMPDGFRYVGEWSRGEISGQGSAYYANGDIYEGEFKAGKRQGTGKMTYASGQEATGEWDNGALSDGS; encoded by the coding sequence ATGAAAGGCCTGACGTTCCCAATGGCTTACCGCAGGAAAGCTCTTGCCCCCGCACTGGCGATCTTCATGGCGGCCGGCCTGGCGCCGGTGGCGGCGATCGCCCAGGACGGGCAGGTCCAGACCAAGCAATACGATGACGGGGGTGTCTATACCGGCACCTTCAAGGGCGGGCTGCAGCACGGGACGGGCACCTATACCCTGCCCAACGGCTACGAATACACCGGCGAATGGGCCGACGGCGAGATCAGGGGCGTGGGCACCGCGCGCTTTCCCAACGGGTCCGTCTATGAAGGCGAATTTTCCAAGGGCAAGCCGAACGGGATCGGGCGGATCACCTTTTCGGATGGCGGCACCTACGAGGGCGAATGGGTCGACGGGGTGATCAACGGCCAGGGCATCGCGATCTATGCCAACGGCGTGCGCTACGAAGGGACGTTCGTGAACGCCAGGCACAGCGGCAAGGGCACGATGCAAAGCCCGGGCGGATACGAATACAAGGGCGACTGGGTCGATGGCCGCAAGGAGGGCAAGGGCACGATCACCTATCCCGACGGCGCGGTCTATGAAGGCGACATCCAGAACGGCAAGCGCGAGGGCGTGGGCAAGCTGACCCTGCCCGACGGGCTGATCTATGTCGGCACCTGGAAGGACGGCCAGATCGACGGGACCGGCACGCTGACCCAGCCCAACGGCGACGTCTACGAAGGCCAGCTGGTCGGCGGCAAGCGCGAGGGCACCGGCAAGGTGACCTATGCCAACGGCGACATCTACGAGGGCGACTTCAGCGACGACCGCCGCCACGGCCAGGGGACGTTCACCGGCGCCGACGGCTATGTCTATTCGGGCACCTGGGTCGCCGGCCAGATCGAAGGCAAGGGCCAGGTCGCCTATCCCGACGGGTCGGTCTACGAGGGCGCGTTCCAGTCCGACCTGTCCGACGGCAAGGGCAAGATCACCTATCCCGACGGGTCGAGCTACGAGGGCGACTGGGTCGCCGGCGTGATCGAGGGCCAGGGCAAGGCGGTTTTCGCCAACGGCATCGTCTACGAGGGCGAATTCAGGAACGCGCTGAACGACGGCCAGGGGGTGATGACCTATCCCGACGGCTATCGCTATGAAGGCAGCTGGGCCAACGGGCTGCGCAACGGCGAAGGCAAGGCCACCTATGCCGACGGCACGGTCTATACCGGCACGTTCAAGGACGGCCAGCGCGACGGCAAGGGCGAGATCGTGATGCCCGACGGGTTCCGCTACGTGGGCGAATGGAGCCGGGGCGAGATTTCGGGCCAGGGCAGCGCCTATTACGCCAATGGCGACATCTACGAAGGCGAGTTCAAGGCCGGCAAGCGGCAGGGCACCGGCAAGATGACCTATGCCTCCGGGCAGGAAGCCACCGGGGAATGGGACAACGGGGCCCTGTCGGACGGCAGCTGA
- the leuA_1 gene encoding 2-isopropylmalate synthase, whose protein sequence is MTQTTDKDRVLIFDTTLRDGEQSPGATMTHEEKLEIAGLLDEMGVDIIEAGFPIASEGDFNAVSEIAKRSQNAVICGLARANIGDIDRCWDAVRHAKQPRIHTFIGTSPLHRAIPNLTMDEMAERIHETVTHARNLCDNVQWSPMDATRTEWDYLARVVEIAIKAGATTINIPDTVGYTAPVESADLIRRLIAEVPGAGDVIFATHCHNDLGLATANSLAAVAGGARQIECTINGLGERAGNTALEEVVMALKVRHDIMPWHTQIDATKIMNISRRVATVSGFPVQFNKAIVGKNAFAHESGIHQDGMLKNAETFEIMRPEDVGLTASNLVMGKHSGRAALRDKLRQLGFEVGDNQLKDVFVRFKELADRKKEVYDEDLLALMRAGEDAENDRLQILSMKVVCGTGGPAEATVEMEVDGQEVTATEHGDGPVDASFKAIRKIHPNDAHLQLYQVHAVTEGTDAQATVSVRLEEDGMIATGQSANTDTVVASAKAYVNALNRLLVRRDKAGPGADAREISYKDVS, encoded by the coding sequence ATGACCCAGACCACCGACAAAGATCGCGTGTTGATCTTCGACACGACCCTTCGCGACGGCGAGCAGAGCCCCGGCGCAACCATGACCCATGAAGAAAAGCTGGAGATCGCCGGCCTTCTGGACGAGATGGGCGTCGACATCATCGAGGCCGGCTTTCCCATTGCCTCGGAAGGCGATTTCAACGCGGTGTCCGAGATCGCCAAACGGTCGCAGAACGCGGTGATCTGCGGGCTGGCGCGGGCCAACATCGGCGATATCGACCGCTGCTGGGACGCCGTGCGCCATGCCAAACAGCCGCGGATACACACGTTCATCGGCACCTCGCCGCTGCACCGGGCCATTCCGAACCTGACCATGGACGAGATGGCCGAGCGCATCCACGAGACGGTGACCCATGCGCGCAACCTGTGCGACAACGTGCAATGGTCGCCGATGGATGCGACCCGGACGGAGTGGGATTACCTGGCCCGCGTGGTCGAGATTGCCATCAAGGCCGGGGCGACGACGATCAACATCCCCGACACGGTGGGCTACACCGCGCCGGTCGAAAGCGCCGACCTGATCCGGCGGCTCATCGCCGAGGTGCCGGGCGCCGGGGACGTGATCTTTGCCACCCATTGCCACAACGACCTTGGCCTTGCGACGGCGAATTCGCTGGCCGCTGTCGCGGGCGGCGCGCGCCAGATCGAATGCACGATCAACGGGTTGGGCGAACGCGCCGGCAACACCGCGCTGGAAGAAGTCGTGATGGCGCTGAAGGTACGTCACGACATCATGCCCTGGCACACGCAGATCGACGCGACCAAGATCATGAACATCTCGCGCCGGGTGGCGACGGTGTCGGGCTTTCCGGTGCAGTTCAACAAGGCCATCGTCGGCAAGAACGCCTTTGCCCATGAATCGGGCATCCACCAGGACGGCATGCTGAAGAATGCCGAGACCTTCGAGATCATGCGCCCCGAGGACGTGGGCCTGACCGCGTCGAACCTTGTCATGGGCAAGCATTCGGGCCGCGCGGCGCTGCGCGACAAGCTGCGCCAGCTTGGTTTCGAGGTGGGGGACAACCAGCTGAAGGATGTGTTCGTGCGGTTCAAGGAACTCGCCGACCGCAAGAAGGAGGTCTATGACGAGGACCTTCTTGCCCTGATGCGCGCCGGGGAGGATGCCGAGAACGACCGCCTGCAGATCCTGTCGATGAAGGTGGTCTGCGGCACCGGCGGTCCGGCGGAAGCCACGGTCGAGATGGAAGTCGACGGCCAGGAGGTGACCGCCACCGAACATGGCGACGGGCCGGTCGATGCGAGCTTCAAGGCGATCCGCAAGATCCACCCCAACGACGCCCATCTGCAGCTGTACCAGGTGCACGCGGTGACCGAAGGCACCGACGCGCAGGCGACGGTGTCGGTTCGGCTGGAAGAGGATGGCATGATCGCCACCGGCCAATCGGCCAATACCGATACGGTCGTCGCCTCGGCCAAGGCCTATGTGAACGCGCTGAACCGGCTTCTGGTGCGCCGCGACAAGGCCGGCCCCGGGGCCGATGCGCGCGAGATCTCGTACAAGGACGTGAGCTGA
- the spoVD gene encoding Sporulation-specific penicillin-binding protein — protein MRRNPRELAGLQGRTARRTVLLGGVMAAFAGGLAMRMRYLQVDQADQFRLLAEENRINIRLIPPERGEIFDRNGAIIAQNSPSYRIVIVREDAGDVDEVVARLTKLVQIPDEEVQRALASVNRSAPFLPVTLIDQVSWDDISRVAVNAPALPGITPEVGLTRMYPQGADYAHIVGYVGPVSDYDLSKMEDPDQLLRIPRFQIGKVGLEAREEELLRGKAGSKRVEVNATGRVMRELDRKDGQAGADIQLTTDSNLQRYVQARLGHESAASVVIDCETGDVVACASAPSYDPNLFVRGISVADYSHLTSDTHRPLASKTVQGVYPPGSTFKVITAMAALEEGLIGPEDTVWCPGYLEVAGRRFHCWKRGGHGHVNLENSLKHSCDVYYYDLALKVGIDKISAMAHRFGLGVKHDLPMSAVAAGLAPDKDWKRRVHGQEWLVGDTANAAIGQGYMLASPLQLSVMAARIATGRAVTPRLIKSVDGIEQPSGGGEDMGLNENNLRKMRKAMFAVSNDRRGTAYRSRINTEAFRMAGKTGTSQVRNITADERARGVISNDDLPWERRDHALFVCFAPYTAPKYAVSVVIEHGGGGSAVAAPVARDIMLQALYGGFPPLDAYPSADRDKIRAQQERLSREMALPLPERSDRA, from the coding sequence ATGAGACGCAATCCCCGCGAACTTGCCGGTCTGCAGGGCCGGACCGCGCGCCGGACGGTGCTGTTGGGGGGCGTCATGGCCGCCTTTGCCGGCGGGCTGGCGATGCGCATGCGCTACCTGCAGGTCGACCAGGCTGACCAGTTCCGCCTGCTGGCCGAGGAAAACCGGATCAACATCCGCCTGATCCCCCCCGAGAGGGGCGAGATTTTCGACCGCAACGGGGCCATCATCGCCCAGAATTCGCCGTCCTACCGGATCGTGATCGTGCGCGAGGATGCCGGTGACGTGGACGAGGTCGTGGCCCGGCTGACCAAGCTGGTGCAGATCCCCGACGAGGAAGTGCAGCGCGCGCTGGCCTCGGTCAACCGTTCGGCCCCGTTCCTGCCCGTGACCCTGATCGACCAGGTGTCCTGGGACGACATCAGCCGCGTGGCGGTGAACGCCCCCGCCCTGCCCGGCATCACGCCCGAGGTCGGCCTGACCCGGATGTATCCGCAGGGCGCGGATTATGCCCATATCGTCGGCTATGTCGGCCCGGTCAGCGATTACGACCTGTCCAAGATGGAAGACCCCGACCAGCTGCTGCGCATCCCGCGCTTCCAGATCGGCAAGGTCGGCCTTGAGGCCCGCGAGGAAGAGCTGCTGCGCGGCAAGGCCGGATCCAAGCGGGTCGAAGTCAACGCCACCGGCCGGGTGATGCGCGAACTGGACCGCAAGGACGGCCAGGCGGGCGCCGACATCCAGCTGACAACCGACAGCAACCTGCAACGCTACGTACAGGCACGCCTGGGCCACGAAAGCGCCGCTTCGGTGGTCATCGATTGCGAAACCGGCGATGTGGTCGCCTGCGCCTCGGCGCCCAGCTACGATCCGAACCTCTTCGTGCGCGGCATCTCGGTCGCCGATTATTCGCACCTCACCAGCGACACCCACCGGCCGCTGGCCTCGAAGACGGTGCAGGGGGTCTATCCGCCCGGGTCGACCTTCAAGGTGATCACCGCGATGGCCGCGCTGGAGGAAGGGCTGATCGGGCCCGAGGACACGGTCTGGTGCCCGGGCTACCTTGAGGTGGCCGGGCGCCGTTTCCATTGCTGGAAACGGGGCGGGCACGGGCATGTGAACCTGGAAAATTCGCTGAAGCACAGTTGCGACGTCTATTATTACGACCTGGCCCTGAAGGTCGGCATCGACAAGATCTCGGCCATGGCGCACCGCTTCGGCCTGGGGGTCAAGCATGACCTGCCCATGTCCGCGGTGGCGGCCGGCCTGGCGCCGGACAAGGACTGGAAGCGGCGCGTGCACGGTCAGGAATGGCTGGTGGGCGACACCGCCAATGCCGCGATCGGCCAGGGCTACATGCTGGCCTCGCCGCTGCAGCTGTCGGTGATGGCCGCGCGCATCGCCACCGGACGGGCCGTCACGCCCCGCCTGATCAAGTCGGTGGACGGGATCGAACAACCCTCGGGCGGAGGCGAGGACATGGGCCTGAACGAGAACAACCTGCGCAAGATGCGCAAGGCCATGTTCGCCGTGTCCAACGACCGCCGGGGCACCGCCTACCGGTCGCGCATCAACACCGAGGCCTTCCGCATGGCCGGCAAGACCGGCACCAGCCAGGTCCGCAACATCACCGCCGATGAACGCGCCCGCGGCGTGATCAGCAACGATGACCTGCCCTGGGAACGCCGCGACCACGCGCTGTTCGTCTGCTTCGCGCCGTACACCGCGCCGAAATACGCGGTGTCGGTGGTCATCGAACATGGCGGCGGCGGCTCTGCCGTCGCGGCGCCGGTGGCGCGCGACATCATGCTTCAGGCGCTTTACGGCGGCTTCCCCCCGCTTGACGCCTACCCGTCGGCGGACCGCGACAAGATCAGGGCCCAGCAGGAACGGCTGAGCCGCGAGATGGCTTTGCCGCTGCCCGAGCGGAGCGACCGGGCATGA
- the mreC gene encoding Rod shape-determining protein MreC: MARDRSQREDYATPLRRLLVGVLVLCLLAIFLVWRIDSPRVERFRAQVVDRVVPPMDWAMAPVTASIRLLRDFQSYRALSDQNKELRSELRQMQAWKEAALQLEQENARLRDLNNVRLDPRLTYVTGVVMADSGSPFRQSVLINVGARDGIVDGWAAMDGIGLVGRISGVGKNTSRVILLTDATSSVPAVIQPSRQAALVTGDNSAAPLVSFLESPELVRPGDRVITSGDGGVFPAGLLIGQVAADPQGRLRVRLAAEYERLEFLRVLRHYGTEAPADPGALVQPAVTSLDELTKRAEDG, translated from the coding sequence ATGGCCCGGGACCGTTCACAGCGTGAGGATTACGCGACCCCGTTGCGCCGACTACTGGTGGGGGTCCTTGTCCTGTGCCTGCTGGCAATTTTCCTTGTCTGGCGGATAGATAGCCCCCGCGTAGAACGATTTCGCGCGCAGGTTGTAGACCGTGTCGTGCCCCCCATGGACTGGGCCATGGCGCCGGTCACCGCGTCCATCAGGTTGCTGCGCGATTTCCAGAGCTACCGCGCGCTGTCGGACCAGAACAAGGAATTGCGCAGCGAGCTGCGCCAGATGCAGGCCTGGAAAGAGGCCGCGCTGCAGCTGGAACAGGAAAACGCCCGCCTGCGCGATCTGAACAACGTCCGGCTGGACCCGCGGCTGACCTATGTCACCGGCGTGGTCATGGCCGACAGCGGATCGCCTTTCCGCCAGTCGGTGCTGATCAACGTGGGCGCCCGCGACGGTATCGTCGACGGATGGGCCGCGATGGACGGGATCGGGCTGGTCGGGCGGATATCGGGCGTGGGCAAGAACACGTCGCGGGTGATCCTGCTGACCGATGCCACCAGTTCCGTGCCGGCGGTGATTCAGCCGTCGCGCCAGGCGGCTCTGGTGACGGGCGACAATTCGGCCGCGCCGCTGGTCAGCTTCCTGGAAAGCCCCGAACTGGTGCGCCCCGGAGACCGGGTGATCACATCGGGCGATGGCGGGGTGTTTCCCGCCGGCCTGCTGATCGGCCAGGTCGCCGCCGACCCGCAGGGCCGGCTGCGCGTGCGGCTGGCGGCGGAATACGAACGGCTGGAATTCCTGCGCGTGCTGCGTCACTACGGGACCGAGGCGCCGGCCGATCCCGGCGCCCTGGTGCAGCCGGCCGTGACCTCGCTGGACGAACTGACCAAACGCGCGGAGGACGGCTGA
- the mreB gene encoding Rod shape-determining protein MreB yields MGIFDIFGGLFTADMAIDLGTANTLVYVKGRGVILNEPSVVAYHVKDGVKKVLAVGEDAKLMLGRTPGSIEAIRPMREGVIADFDTAEEMIKHFIRKVHKRSTFSKPKIIVCVPHGATPVEKRAIRQSVLSAGARRAGLIAEPIAAAIGAGMPITDPTGSMVVDIGGGTTEVAVLSLGDIVYARSVRVGGDRMDEAIISYLRRQQNLLIGESTAERIKTSIGTARMPDDGRGASMQIRGRDLLNGVPKEIEVSQAQVAEALSEPVQQICEAVMTALETTPPDLAADIVDRGVMLTGGGALLGDLDLALREQTGLAVSIADESLHCVALGTGKALEYEKQLRHAIDYDS; encoded by the coding sequence ATGGGCATCTTCGACATATTCGGCGGACTCTTCACGGCCGACATGGCCATCGATTTGGGGACGGCGAATACGCTCGTCTATGTGAAAGGCCGGGGCGTGATCCTGAACGAGCCCTCGGTGGTCGCCTATCACGTCAAGGACGGCGTCAAGAAGGTGCTTGCCGTGGGTGAGGACGCCAAGCTGATGCTGGGCCGGACCCCCGGGTCCATCGAGGCCATCCGCCCGATGCGCGAAGGCGTGATCGCCGATTTCGACACCGCGGAAGAGATGATCAAGCATTTCATCCGCAAGGTGCACAAGCGGTCCACCTTTTCGAAGCCCAAGATCATCGTTTGCGTCCCGCACGGCGCCACGCCGGTGGAAAAACGCGCGATCCGGCAGTCGGTCCTGTCGGCCGGCGCGCGGCGCGCGGGGCTGATCGCGGAACCCATCGCGGCCGCCATCGGGGCCGGCATGCCGATCACCGATCCGACCGGATCCATGGTTGTCGACATCGGCGGCGGCACCACCGAGGTGGCGGTGCTGAGCCTGGGCGACATCGTGTACGCCCGGTCGGTGCGCGTCGGCGGCGACCGTATGGACGAAGCCATCATTTCGTACCTGCGCCGCCAGCAGAACCTGCTGATCGGCGAATCGACGGCCGAACGCATCAAGACGTCCATCGGCACCGCGCGGATGCCCGACGACGGGCGCGGCGCATCCATGCAGATCCGCGGTCGCGACCTGCTGAACGGCGTGCCGAAGGAAATCGAGGTCAGCCAGGCCCAGGTGGCCGAGGCGCTGTCCGAACCGGTGCAGCAGATCTGCGAAGCGGTGATGACCGCGCTGGAAACCACGCCGCCCGACCTGGCGGCCGATATCGTCGACCGGGGCGTCATGCTGACCGGGGGCGGCGCGCTGCTGGGCGACCTTGACCTGGCGCTGCGCGAACAGACCGGGCTGGCGGTTTCGATCGCTGACGAAAGTTTGCATTGCGTGGCCCTTGGCACCGGCAAGGCCCTGGAATACGAGAAGCAACTGCGCCACGCGATTGACTACGATAGCTGA
- the nadE gene encoding Glutamine-dependent NAD(+) synthetase yields MADRFRVTLAQINPVVGDIPGNAAKALAAWEQARDAGADLVALPEMFITGYNARDLVMKPAFHTAAMETVKTLAAQCADGPALAIGSPWTEGTGLFNAYLICRGGKIVTAVLKHNLPNNEVFDEVRIFDSGPLGGPYSVGNTRVGSPICEDAWHPEVPETLAETGAEFLIVPNGSPYHRNKYETRLNMMVARVVETGLPLIYLNMVGGQDDQVFDGGSFGLNPGGALAFQMPVFDAEIAHVDLVRTDDGWRIAKGPIVTHPGEWEQDYRVMVDSLRDYMAKSGFSKVLLGMSGGIDSALVATIATDALGAENVRCVMLPSEYTSEHSLEDAEAAAKALGCHYDYVPITQGRDAITDTLAPLFAGLDTGLAEENIQSRLRGLLLMAMSNKFGEMLLTTGNKSEVAVGYATIYGDMAGGYNPIKDLYKTRVFETCRWRNANHRSWMKGPEGTVIPDRIITKPPSAELRPDQKDSDSLPDYPDLDAMLEILVDQDGSIADCVAAGFDRETAQKVERLIYISEYKRFQSAPGARLSKHAFWLDRRYPIVNRWRDPS; encoded by the coding sequence ATGGCCGACCGTTTTCGCGTGACACTGGCGCAGATCAACCCGGTAGTCGGAGACATCCCCGGCAATGCCGCCAAGGCCCTTGCTGCCTGGGAACAGGCCAGGGACGCCGGTGCCGACCTCGTGGCGCTGCCCGAAATGTTCATCACCGGCTACAACGCCCGCGACCTGGTGATGAAACCCGCCTTCCACACCGCCGCGATGGAAACCGTCAAGACGCTGGCCGCCCAATGCGCCGACGGCCCGGCGCTGGCCATCGGATCGCCCTGGACCGAAGGCACCGGCCTGTTCAACGCCTACCTGATCTGCCGGGGCGGCAAGATCGTCACCGCCGTGCTCAAACACAACCTGCCCAACAACGAGGTCTTCGACGAGGTCCGCATCTTCGACAGCGGACCCCTGGGCGGCCCCTATTCGGTGGGCAACACCCGCGTCGGCTCGCCCATCTGCGAAGACGCCTGGCACCCCGAGGTCCCGGAAACCCTGGCCGAAACCGGCGCCGAATTCCTCATCGTGCCCAACGGGTCGCCCTATCACCGCAACAAGTACGAAACCCGCCTGAACATGATGGTCGCGCGCGTCGTGGAAACCGGCCTGCCGCTGATCTACCTCAACATGGTGGGCGGCCAGGACGACCAGGTCTTCGACGGCGGATCCTTCGGACTGAACCCCGGCGGCGCGCTGGCCTTCCAGATGCCGGTCTTCGACGCCGAAATCGCCCATGTCGACCTGGTCCGCACCGATGACGGCTGGCGCATCGCCAAGGGACCGATCGTCACCCATCCCGGCGAATGGGAACAGGACTACCGCGTCATGGTGGACTCCCTGCGCGACTACATGGCGAAATCGGGCTTCTCCAAGGTCCTGCTGGGCATGTCGGGGGGCATCGATTCCGCGCTGGTCGCCACCATCGCCACCGATGCGCTGGGGGCGGAAAACGTCCGCTGCGTGATGCTGCCCTCGGAATACACCTCCGAACACAGCCTCGAAGACGCCGAAGCGGCCGCAAAGGCGCTGGGATGTCATTACGATTACGTGCCCATCACCCAAGGCCGCGACGCCATCACCGACACGCTGGCGCCCCTGTTCGCCGGCCTCGACACGGGCCTGGCCGAGGAAAACATCCAGTCCCGCCTGCGCGGTCTGCTGTTGATGGCGATGTCCAACAAGTTCGGCGAAATGCTGCTGACCACCGGCAACAAGTCCGAGGTCGCGGTGGGATACGCCACGATCTACGGCGACATGGCGGGCGGCTACAACCCGATCAAGGATCTGTACAAGACCCGCGTGTTCGAAACCTGCCGCTGGCGCAACGCCAACCACCGCTCCTGGATGAAGGGCCCCGAAGGCACCGTCATCCCCGACCGCATCATCACCAAGCCCCCTTCGGCCGAACTGCGCCCCGACCAGAAGGACAGCGACAGCCTGCCGGATTACCCGGACCTGGACGCGATGCTGGAAATCCTTGTCGACCAGGACGGATCGATCGCCGATTGCGTCGCCGCCGGGTTCGACCGCGAAACCGCGCAAAAGGTCGAACGCCTGATCTACATCAGCGAATACAAGCGGTTCCAATCGGCCCCCGGCGCGCGCCTGTCCAAACACGCCTTCTGGCTGGATCGCCGCTATCCCATCGTCAACCGCTGGCGCGATCCCAGCTGA
- the mrdB gene encoding Rod shape-determining protein RodA, with protein sequence MSYLEYAVKSVPSGPRKLLYLNWPLLLLICSVAGTGFLMLYSVAGGSFTPWAEPQMERFALGFVLMIAVAMVPIWFWRNMSVVAYVLSVVLLISVEFFGTVGMGAQRWIDLGFMRIQPSELVKITLVMLLAAYYDWLPSKRTSHPFYVLIPVLIILFPTFLVLQQPDLGTAILLLAAGGAVMFLAGVHWLYFAVVIGAGVGLVSAVFESRGTDWQMLKDYQYRRIDTFLDPSTDPLGAGYHITQSKIALGSGGLTGRGFMQGTQSRLNFLPEKHTDFIFTTLAEEFGFVGGVSLLALYVLIIAFCIVTAMSAKDRYSSLLTMGIAMTFFLFFAVNMSMVMGLAPVVGVPLPMVSYGGTAMLVLLAAFGLVQSAHIHRPR encoded by the coding sequence ATGAGCTATCTTGAATACGCGGTAAAATCCGTCCCCTCGGGGCCGCGCAAGCTGCTGTACCTGAACTGGCCACTGCTGCTGCTGATCTGTTCGGTGGCCGGCACCGGGTTCCTGATGCTGTATTCGGTGGCCGGCGGGTCGTTCACACCCTGGGCCGAACCCCAGATGGAACGGTTCGCCCTTGGCTTCGTGCTGATGATCGCGGTGGCGATGGTGCCGATCTGGTTCTGGCGCAACATGTCCGTGGTGGCCTACGTGCTGTCGGTGGTGCTGCTGATCTCGGTCGAATTCTTCGGCACGGTGGGCATGGGGGCGCAGCGCTGGATCGACCTGGGCTTCATGCGCATCCAGCCGTCGGAACTGGTCAAGATCACCCTGGTCATGCTGCTGGCGGCCTATTACGACTGGCTGCCCTCGAAACGCACCTCGCATCCGTTCTACGTGCTGATCCCGGTGCTGATCATCCTCTTTCCGACCTTCCTGGTGCTGCAACAGCCCGACCTTGGCACCGCCATCCTGCTGCTGGCGGCGGGTGGCGCGGTGATGTTCCTGGCCGGCGTGCACTGGCTGTACTTCGCCGTGGTGATCGGCGCGGGCGTGGGCCTGGTGTCGGCGGTGTTCGAAAGCCGGGGCACCGACTGGCAGATGCTGAAGGATTACCAGTATCGCCGCATCGACACGTTCCTGGATCCCTCCACCGATCCGCTGGGCGCGGGCTATCACATCACCCAGTCCAAGATCGCTCTGGGGTCCGGCGGGCTGACCGGGCGGGGCTTCATGCAGGGCACCCAGTCGCGGCTGAACTTCCTGCCCGAAAAGCACACCGACTTCATCTTCACCACCCTGGCCGAGGAATTCGGGTTCGTCGGCGGCGTGTCGCTGCTGGCGCTCTACGTGCTGATCATCGCCTTCTGCATCGTCACCGCGATGTCGGCCAAGGACCGCTATTCCTCGCTGCTGACCATGGGCATCGCGATGACCTTCTTCCTGTTCTTCGCCGTGAACATGTCGATGGTCATGGGCCTGGCCCCGGTGGTCGGCGTGCCCCTTCCGATGGTCAGCTACGGCGGCACCGCCATGCTGGTCCTTCTTGCCGCCTTCGGCCTTGTCCAAAGCGCCCATATCCATAGACCCCGATAA